Proteins encoded together in one Salmo trutta chromosome 3, fSalTru1.1, whole genome shotgun sequence window:
- the LOC115186532 gene encoding protein S100-A11, which produces MESAIGVLVSQFKAFAGSDGSSDTLSRDEFQSLVKTQLPNFVKNAGDPAVIGRLMDSIDENNDGELTFLEFWQLIGRLANQHGGFIQ; this is translated from the exons atgGAGTCAGCCATTGGTGTACTCGTGTCCCAGTTCAAGGCGTTTGCTGGAAGTGATGGATCCTCAGACACACTGAGCAGAGATGAGTTCCAGAGCCTGGTCAAAACACAACTCCCCAACTTCGTTAAG AACGCTGGTGACCCAGCTGTCATCGGCCGACTCATGGACTCAATTGACGAGAACAACGATGGAGAGCTCACCTTCCTGGAGTTCTGGCAGCTGATTGGACGACTAGCAAATCAACACGGCGGCTTTATCCAATAG
- the LOC115186543 gene encoding uncharacterized protein LOC115186543, with product MRCHSSLRVCVPTSILTHLGPPFWVGNLTMITRLDSWLLDSLTNITCLVSWLLDSLTNITCLDSWLLDSLTNITCLDSWLLDSLTNITCLDSWLLDSLTNITCLDSWLLDSLTNITCLDSWLLDSLTNITCLDSWLLDSLTNITRLDSWLLDSLTNITRLDSWLLDSLTNITCLDSWLLDSLTNITRLDSWLLDSLTNITRLVSWLLDSLTNITRLDSWLLDSLTNITRLDSWLLDSLTNITRLDSWLLDSLTNITRLDSWLLDSLTNITCLDSWLLDSLTNITCLDSWLLDSLTNITCLDSWLLDSLTNITCLDSWLLDSLTNITRLDSWLLDSLTNITCLDSWLLDSLTNITCLDSWLLDSLTNITRLDSWLLDSLTNITCLDSWLLDSLTNITRLDSWLLDSLTNITRLDSWLLDSLTNITCLDSWLLDSLTNITCLDSWLLDSLTNITCLDSWLLDSLTNITCLDSWLLDSLTNITCLDSWLLDSLTNITRLADVAN from the exons ATGAGGTGCCACAGTAGCTtgcgggtctgcgtacccacatccatactcACACACTTAGGGCCCCCCTTTTGGgtcggtaatttgaccatgattacacgtttagatagctggctgctaGACTCATTGACCAATATAACATGTTTAGTTAGCTGGCTGCTAGACTCATTGACCAATATAAcatgtttagatagctggctgctaGACTCATTGACCAATATAAcatgtttagatagctggctgctaGACTCATTGACCAATATAAcatgtttagatagctggctgctaGACTCATTGACCAATATAAcatgtttagatagctggctgctaGACTCATTGACCAATATAAcatgtttagatagctggctgctaGACTCATTGACCAATATAAcatgtttagatagctggctgctaGACTCATTGACCAATATAAcacgtttagatagctggctgctaGACTCATTGACCAATATAAcacgtttagatagctggctgctaGACTCATTGACCAATATAAcatgtttagatagctggctgctaGACTCATTGACCAATATAAcacgtttagatagctggctgctaGACTCATTGACCAATATAACACGTTTAGTTAGCTGGCTGCTAGACTCATTGACCAATATAAcacgtttagatagctggctgctaGACTCATTGACCAATATAAcacgtttagatagctggctgctaGACTCATTGACCAATATAAcacgtttagatagctggctgctaGACTCATTGACCAATATAAcacgtttagatagctggctgctaGACTCATTGACCAATATAAcatgtttagatagctggctgctaGACTCATTGACCAATATAAcatgtttagatagctggctgctaGACTCATTGACCAATATAAcatgtttagatagctggctgctaGACTCATTGACCAATATAAcatgtttagatagctggctgctaGACTCATTGACCAATATAAcacgtttagatagctggctgctaGACTCATTGACCAATATAAcatgtttagatagctggctgctaGACTCATTGACCAATATAAcatgtttagatagctggctgctaGACTCATTGACCAATATAAcacgtttagatagctggctgctaGACTCATTGACCAATATAAcatgtttagatagctggctgctaGACTCATTGACCAATATAAcacgtttagatagctggctgctaGACTCATTGACCAATATAAcacgtttagatagctggctgctaGACTCATTGACCAATATAAcatgtttagatagctggctgctaGACTCATTGACCAATATAAcatgtttagatagctggctgctaGACTCATTGACCAATATAAcatgtttagatagctggctgctaGACTCATTGACCAATATAAcatgtttagatagctggctgctaGACTCATTGACCAATATAAcatgtttagatagctggctgctaGACTCATTGACCAATATAAc ACGTTTAGCTGacgtggctaattga
- the LOC115186551 gene encoding protein S100-A16, translated as MESAIQTVVGVYLKSAKGKGSLGDKDFQGLVNKQLGNIMTGTDSSSAVKEMRKGLDENKDGKVSFQEYMTLIGYVANTLSEQRTAANTTPAS; from the exons ATGGAGTCGGCCATCCAGACAGTGGTAGGAGTGTATCTGAAGTCTGCCAAAGGGAAGGGCAGTCTCGGAGATAAGGACTTCCAGGGCCTCGTCAATAAACAGCTCGGCAACATCATGACT GGAACAGACAGTTCCTCTGCAGTGAAGGAGATGCGTAAGGGATTGGACGAGAACAAAGATGGGAAGGTCAGCTTCCAGGAATACATGACTCTGATTGGCTACGTGGCAAACACCCTCAGCGAGCAGAGGACTGCAGCCAACACCACACCTGCCTCATAG